Within Chaetodon auriga isolate fChaAug3 chromosome 7, fChaAug3.hap1, whole genome shotgun sequence, the genomic segment tctcatttgacCAGAACTCAGGGTCACAACTCACACATGTGATGGAATCTGAAAATTAATGTTAAAGCAGATGTAAGTCTTATTCGCTACGCTGACAATGTTTTGTCTTATTGCCTTTGAGGTTTTGATAAAACTGATAATAATTGAGAATATTTTCAAtgatttttattacatttattttatttcaatgaaACTACATGCTGTCATCATCAGTGACATGAATGTTTTAACTAAAATGTACAGGACAGTGTAAAGAGGAGTTATTGATTAATTTTGGTTCATTGTTCTTATTTCTTAAAAACTAAATATGTATTGTGTACTGAACAGTATCATGCTGTTGTGTTTATAACTTGTCAAGCATGCTTTCATTCACTCTCAATGCATTTACTGCAGTTTCATGGAGACAGATAAACCTCTGTGGATAAGACCAACAGGACATGCATATTCAGGCATTATTGCATTTAATATGACTTATTTAATATGACTATACCTGTAATGTTGcttatttctccctctgcacatCGCAAACAGTCATAGCAGCAAACAGGCTTTCCTTTCTGCAGAACCTTGCGAGTTCCTGGTGGACAtttctcactgcaaactgaCAAAGGCACCTgaataaacaagacaaaaacgaaacaacaaatgtgtttttgcaataatctgtgattcattttgatgcattgAAGCCAAACATTATGATACAGGAGCACTAACTAATAACTTTCATGTTCACTTTGACAATCTGAAACGACTTTCATTAACAATTACAATATTCACATGTTAACTGACCTGTTGTGACTTCTGTGTCCAAATCAAAGACTTGTTTTGCagattcagctgtttgtctgcaggtaAAGATGCATCATAAAGACCAACTGGGACAAAGTCCACAACACCATTTTCTGTCGGCTGCCAGTTTATAATTTCATACTTTGCTGCTGGGTCTCCATTCTCATTAAAGTAAACCTCatctccttcctttgttttgaaCCGAACCTTTCTTATGTGCTGTAAAATCTAAGAAGATATGCAACAATACAGATAATTAATTGACAAACATTTTGTGACTCTATTGTCACAACAACAGGATCCAAAGAGTGTAGCAAGTTATTATTCgaaaatgtctgtgtttatgttacTTAATGTAAAAACCATCGGTTTAGTCTTTGGTGTTCAACTCACCGTAAATGGATCTAGCCGCACCTTGttgttacattttttattaCAACCGAGAATATTATGAAGTGCATGGGCCACAGCATACACTCCTTTATAGACATTGTAAAAAAGAGGCATGAGTGACATAtcagtgaagctgttttgtaCTCCAGTCAGATCTTCATGTCCAGTACATTCACTCTGATTCTCTGCTGGTGACTTTGACTGCTTAAACTTACAGCTAAATAATTTCTCCCAAAGCTCTGTAAACAATTCATTACTAGATGAATTGAGCGGCTTTACATCCAACATGAACTCTCTCATGCCACTGACATGTGCTTTGGGGATGGACAGGCCGATGGCACCATCCAGAATATGATGCCTGTCATTGGCTGCAGTAGAGGAATCAAAAATCCAGCCCTCAGTGCCTACCCACTGGTACCCAGTCAAGTTATGGAGAGACAAAGCATGTATTATCAAATACAAGTCTGGGGGTGAGAGGAAAGTGACGATCACCGTGGAAGTGGAAGCCTTGATAATGTCAATGatcttttgtattttgtctgGTGGATCTGTTCTAAAGACAGCCACAGAGTACTCCAGACAGATGCCCAACTGCTGGGCAGTTTCTGTAAATATTGCCATGCCATTATTGCCGTAATCCTCATTTGTTCTAATAGCTCCAACCCAAGTCCACCCAAAGTGCTTGACCAACTGGGCCAGGGCTCTGCTCTGGTAGTAGTCACTGGGTATTGTCCTGAGGAAGGATGGGTACTTGGTTTTATCACTGAGACAAGCACAAGTAGCAAGGTGGCTGATCTAGGAGAAATAAGAAATTTAATCCTGAGATTAAAATGTACGGCCCACTACAATTATTTCAAAACCTCTTTGCAGCGACCAGTGACAAAGTTAGAGAATTACAAAATGATAtagcaattttttttatttttatttatttattttttttaacaaatgaattacattttcacCAATCTTACCCACCAGTGGGATATTAAAGGGTCCGATGACAGTAGATATAGCCATGCATGGAGAGGAAGTCGTCCCTCCCATGATGGCCTGTACTTGGGCAGGTCTGGCACATGGTGCCTTGGTGGGTGCAAATACCAGTTCATTACCATTAGCCAAAGCCAGTGCGACGGTCAAACCTCTGGCAATGAAGACACAGGAATCATAGATCTTATAGCCCAGAGAGATACCAGGCAGTAGGTCTGTGCTGTTATTAATCTCCTCAACGGCAAAGAGCATAGCCTGAGTATACTGGATCCCCCTGAAATTAATACTTGATGCAGGCAGatacaaacagatgaaatggCAACCACTTTGTGcttaaaatagaaacaaaaagaaagtcAATGAAACCATTTGATGGTTTTTATACACACAGCAATTACTAATTCTTATCTTAATCCTCAGTTTGATGACCTTTTTTCTACCTACTTTGGAGCTGTAGACACTTCCTCTTAGATATTTGCaatttatatacatatatataatgTTATCATTTACCTGGTGCACTGCAGTGGCAGAGGTTTGTGCATGTAGGTATCCAGTCTGTGCTCCCACTTGCTGTGGGAAGAGAAGATTCCCCCCAATAAAATGTCCCCCTCCTTAGATAGCTGGGCACTCTCAGGATGACCTCTTCGCCTGCACACCGGCTCTTCAGCCTGACAGAAAGACACCACCAACCACAGCTGTAAGAGTGCCCAACCGTTCTCTGGCCACCTCTGTGTCGACGTCATACTGTCTAAGAGAGTGAAACCGCTGGGTGGCATCACACAAACCTAAATGTAAATCAAAACCTTGCACtggtatttatatattttggaTCACCATTTTAATAATTAAACAATGGTAATTTATCTCAAAGCAGGTGTGTTGATAGAGGGAGGTgcccaaacagaaaaaaggtttCAGATATCTTGACTGTATATTCAGTCGTGCTGTCCAAAATTGAATTCATGAATACAATTTGAATACTGCAAAATAATGCTGtttgatgaaaagaaaattataTGTATGAGGCTCACTGAATAGTCCAGAACTGTTCAGTGTTGTTAAAGATTGATTaattggtgtttttttgtttgttttgctgttttgtattttgggccacttggggggggggggggctccacTATGTTCAAAGGCTAGTTACTAACATTGTTTGACACTGGGTGATTGGCAGTTAGTTCAAATAGTCGGTTTGTAGACTTGGTGTTGTGAGTACGGCCTTTTAGAGCTGGTAAGAGTGAAAGTGTATAAAAACAGTAAAGTAAGTAAAGTAAAGTTTCGGGCAGGACATAACACCAAATTGAAGTAACAGAGACAGGCTGTGTTGGTGAAAGATAGAATGAAATAGTAACCCCAATTCCCAAAAGCTGGGGAACTGGGTGAAACATACTTGCTTAAGTGCTTTGAtatatactcaactgaaaagaGTGCATAAAGAATATACTCACTGTTTTGggacaagttgggacagggcaacaaaagactgggaaagttggatcattccacaggttaacaggttcattggttacaggtgatagtatcacaATTGGGTATGAAAAAGGCATCCTCAAAAGGGTTAGTGGTTCACAAtcaaggatggagtgaggttcaccatACTGTTAAACACATTCTTGTAGACAAGATATTAATACATAGCTTGGGAACACTTTAGAAAACTGTGAATTTGCAAAggttatgtttttatttatattttccaCAGCATCCCACATTTtttgaatcagggttgtattgtggtggtttggaaaactCTAGGgttttcttgtgtactgtggagaggtgtggggctttgtttcctgtgtttgcttttttgacAGAGGTTGGATGTGGTTCaccaggtggctgggagctggctccaacatGGCTGGGACTGATCgtaatcaagcacagcataaagacggtggactgcagaggactctgTGCCAGATTGTTTCCGCTGCTTAAGACCACACCATGGATGTCatgcagcattttgtttgaCAAGTACTTTCCAATGGAAGTATTAAGCCTACTGGAAAAGACAGACTTTCTCTTTGGCATGCAAAGTTTCCACTCCCCTTTACTGAAACCATGAGGAGTTGCCTATCTACCTATCTATGCCAACAAGACAGACACAACATGATTACCAGATAATAAATGGGTAACCTTTTATTGGTACAGCACTTTTCGAAACTAAGGTGATGTGCTTTACATGGTAGAACTAGGATGAAAACATATCAGGACGATGGCAAATATAATCTGGCAATGTTGACATTTATAGACAGGACGCCAAGATGTTTTTGTAACAGGGAGGCCTTCGAAGGACCAAAAATAATGATttcaaatttgttttcatttagctaGAGAAAGCACTTTATTTATAACAGACAAGAATATAACTGacttgtttcattgtttttttttacagcaaatCCTCACCGGATACAGGGAGACTCCGATTGTCAGTCAAAATGATTTTGGTGCCCCTTCCCCCTCATATTCTTCTTTGTattcttctttggtttcagtAAGATAATGtaacattttggaataaaaatacagatcagCAGTCCAAAACTTGAAGCCAGAATAGCAAATAtctccacagcaacactgaacTTCCCTGGGGAGCTGACATATGCTGGGATGAAAGAGATCCATACTGCacagaatatcagcatgctgaaggtgatgaaTTTGGCTTCATTGAAACTGTCAGGCAATTTCCGAGCCAGAAAGGCAAGAATAAAACATAACATGGCCAGAAGTCCTATGTACCCAAGTACAGCCCAGAACCCTACAGCTGAGCCCAGAGCACACTCTAAGATGATTTTGTCTTTAAACATCTCAAAATTCTTAAatggaaaagggggagaaattGTTAACCAGAGGATACATATGACAACTTGGACAAGAGTGAAACCCAGTATGCTGAGTCTCTGCTGAGCAGGCCCAAaccatttcatcacattactACCTGGAAGTGTGGCCCTGAAGGCCATTAACACCACTATTGTTTTCCCCAGAACacaagagatgcagaggacAAAGGTGATGCCGAACGCTGTGTGTCGCAGCATGCAGGACCACTCAGAGGGCCGGCCGATGAAGGTcagagaacacaggaaacacagagtcaaggagaagagcagcaggaagctcagctcagagttgttGGCCCTGACGATAGGAGTCTGCCTGTATCTGAAGAAAATGAACGCCACAACAGCAGTCAGACATGTTCCAAGTAGGGAGGCTGCAGTGAGCAGAGCTCCCATAATCTCTTCATATGATAGAAACTCGTCCTCCTTTTTTACACAGgcatctcttctctcatttgacCAGAACTCAGGGTCACATCTCACACATGTGATGGaatctgaaaaataatattGAAGCAGGTGTTAGACTTGTTCACaacatttgtcttgttttgtgtctgtgttgcatCTTCTTCATGCCAATACATAATTATCAACCAGTTAATGGGTAACCTCATGACATCTTATCTTGAATGATTTGGGTCTTATGAACATGGGACAGGGTGTAAAAggtgttatttattatttctactGTCGAGATCAATAGATTTTTGGTTTGCTTAAAAGATGGCATGATGACTGTATAAGTCATACATTTGAAATCAGAATGCAAAAATGCTATTTCTTAACAGTGGCATCTGTACATGACAACTTacagatttgtgttttgttttgttttgcatttcataTTACTCTACCTGTAATGTTGcttatttctccctctgcacatCTTAAACAGTCATAGCAGCAGACAGGCTTTCCTTTCTGCAGAACCTTGCGAGTTCCTGGTGGACATTTCTCATTGCAAACTGACAAAGGCACCtgcatgaacaaacacaatgagaaaaatgtgcaaacatttactttttcagttttgtctctGCAACCATCTATTAAAAAATTTTAACACAACAAAACCAGTCCGAACACAACAGCGACTAATTTTCACAAGTAGAATAATTCAAATTTCTAAAAAATGACAGTGCTCACATAGTAACTGACCTGTTGTGAGTTCTGTGCCCAAATTAAAGTCTTGTTTTgcacattcaaatgtttttctgcaggtAAAGACGCATCATAAAGACCAACTGAGACAAAATCGACAATGCCATTTTCTGTCGGCTGCCAGTTTATAATTTCATACTTTGCTGCTGGGTCTCCATTCTCATTAAAGTACACCTCatctccttcctttgttttgaaaCGAATCTTCCTTATGTGCTGTAAAATCTAGGAAGATATGCATCAAAGTACATTATTATCTGACAAATATTTTGTGGCTCTATTGTCTCAACAGCATGATAGAGAGTGCTACAATTTCTTTCTCAAAATTGAaaccattttctgtctttatgtgaCTTAATGTAAAAACTATAAGACTCTGCTGGGAAACTCACAGTAAATGAATCCAGCTGCCCCTTGTTGttacatgttttattacagCCAGCGATACTATGAAGTGCATGGGCCACAGCATACACTCCTTTATAGACATTGTAAAAGATTGGCATGAGAGACATAtcagtgaagctgttttgtaCTCCAGTCAGATCTTCATTTCCAGTACATTCACTCTGATTCACGGTTGCTGTCTTCGACTGGTCGAACTTACAACTAAATAATGTCTCCCAAAACCTTGTGAACATCTCATTACTCGATGTACTGAGTGACTTCACATCCAACATGAACTCTCTCATGCCACCGACATGTGCTTTGGGGATAGAAATGCCAATGGCACCATCCAGAATATGATGGCTATCCATTGCGGCAGTATGGGAATCAGAGATCCAGGCTTCACTGCCTACCCACTGGTACCCAGTAAAGTTGTGGTGAGACAACACATGTATGAGCACATCCATATCCATGTGGGAGAGGAAAGCAACAATCACCGTGGAAGTGGAAGCTTTGATAATGTCAACGATCTTTTGTACTTTGTCTGGTGGATCTGTTCTAAAGAAAGATACAGAGTATTCCACACAGATGCCCAACTGCTGGGCGGTTTCTGTAAATGTGGCCATGCCATTATTGCCGTAATCATCATTTGATCTGATGGCTCCAACCCAAGTCCACCCAAAGTGCTTGACCAACTGGGCCAGAGCTCTGCTCTGGTAGTAGTCACTGGGTATTGTTCTGAGGAAGGATGGAAACTTGGTTTTATCACTGAGACAAGCACAAGTAGCAAAGTGGCTGATCtgcaagaaaaatgacaaaatgaaatgacttcCTGAGGTAAAGATGtaacatacatatataaataaaataaatctgtaTTTACTCAGAGCATAACAGTTATTTTGACCCTTTTTTCAATGATTAGCTGGAATAATTACATGCTAATaacatgtgttcacacatttaaattcattattgCCAATCTTACCCACCAGTGGGATATGAAAGGGTCCGATGACAGTAGATATAGCCATGCAAGGAGATGAAGAGGTCACTCCCATAATGGCTTGTACTTGGGAAGGTCTGGCACACGATGCCTCAGGGGGTGAAGATACAATTTCATTACCATTAGCCAAAGCCAGTGCCACCCTCACTCCTCTGGAAATGGACCCACAGGCATCATAGATCTTGTAACCCAGAGAGATGCCAGGCAGTAGGTCTGTGCTGTTATTAATCTCCGCTATAGCAAAGAGCATAGCCTGGGCAAACTGGACCCCTCTGAAATTCAAGCTTGATGGgggcagacacaaacagatgaaattGCAACCAATTTGTCCTTAAATTAGAAACAATAGCATaggaaatgaaatcatttgGTGGTATTAatagaaacaacaacaatatttttttcttattttaatactTAGCTTGATTACCTATCTTATCTATTTTGTATCTATACTCACTTCCTCTAACACAATTATTTATGTAGATTTGTAGCATATATCTTACCTGGTGCATTGCAGTGGCAGCGGTTTGTGCATGTAggtgtcctgtctgtctttccaccTGCTGTGGAAAGAGAAGATTCCCCCCAGCATAATGTCCCCATCCTGAGATAGCTGGGGGCTCTCATGATCCCCTGTCCGCCTGCACACCAGTTCCTCAGCCTGAGAGAAAGACACCACCAACCACAGCTGCAAGAGTGCCCAACCCTGCTCTGGCCACCTCTGGTTGGACGTCATACTGTCTAATTGAGCTAAACCACTGGGTGGCATCGTATGTACTTTAATGTAAATGAAAGTTGGCACTGGCATTTATGCATTTTGCAGCAccataaaacataataatagAACAGTGATGTTGAATCCCCATGGGCTTGCAGGTGGGCAAGAGGAGGGAGgtgcacagagaggaaaaagagttTTGAGCCTTGGTCTGTTTTTTATATGATAACCCCCAAAACTGGGACACTAATGCATGTTCAAAGTGTACCTTCATGCaagtgtacatgtatgtgtttatacacacaccATAAGCGTTTCCTTCAGGATAAGGGACAGTTATTTCCATtcttagattagattagatttagatttatttgtccttctgcaaggaaaattgtttccactTTCTCCTACCATAAACCCACTACCAGCACATTCTCAAACTTTAcatgtcacagacacacaaactcaggcacAATTTCATTACATTCTGAATGTTCTATTCTGTTCCATTATGGCAAAGGGGACAAAACTCCTGCTGAACTTCACTTTCTTCCATGCCAGCAACTTGTAACTGCGACCAAATGGGAGGAGTACAAAGTGTGGGCTGAGAGGGTGACTGAGGTCAAGTGCTAtggtgtgtgctgtgtctgcagTCGCTGTGCTGTTTAGGTCTAGGAGGTTCAGCGTTGGGAGGCCTATGACCTTGGTGGCCTTGTGTGtaatttgtttcagtttgttcttgGAGTGGGTTGACAGTATATtaaagagacagggagagcaATAGAGGGTAGAAAATGGCTTGACCTATGCTTTTGTAGCATAACAGCAAAGTAACAGCGATGGTGGGGGTCAACGAAAAGATCTTTGAGTTTGCGAATGATGGAGAGTCTTTGTTGGTAGCGTTTATGGATGTCAATGGCGTGTTGTTCAAAGCTCAGTTTATTGTCTTGGTTGATGCCAAGATATTTGTGGCACTCCACCATTTCAACAACTTCACCATTGATGCTGATGGGGATGTGGGTGGGGTTGGAGGCTgacctgtgtgtgctggagttCCTTTGTTTTGGAGACACTCAAGTACAAGTGATTGTCCGTGCACCACTGTGTGAGATGGGAGATGGATTCATGGTAGCTTGTACCcgagggttagggttagggttagggttgtcAGTGTTGAGTAATCCAATTACCAATTAAATttgggtggcacggtggaacagtggcaacactgttgcctcacagctagaaggtccgGGTCCCGGGTTCGATCCCTGCTGTGG encodes:
- the LOC143323294 gene encoding extracellular calcium-sensing receptor-like, translating into MHKPLPLQCTSINFRGIQYTQAMLFAVEEINNSTDLLPGISLGYKIYDSCVFIARGLTVALALANGNELVFAPTKAPCARPAQVQAIMGGTTSSPCMAISTVIGPFNIPLISHLATCACLSDKTKYPSFLRTIPSDYYQSRALAQLVKHFGWTWVGAIRTNEDYGNNGMAIFTETAQQLGICLEYSVAVFRTDPPDKIQKIIDIIKASTSTVIVTFLSPPDLYLIIHALSLHNLTGYQWVGTEGWIFDSSTAANDRHHILDGAIGLSIPKAHVSGMREFMLDVKPLNSSSNELFTELWEKLFSCKFKQSKSPAENQSECTGHEDLTGVQNSFTDMSLMPLFYNVYKGVYAVAHALHNILGCNKKCNNKVRLDPFTILQHIRKVRFKTKEGDEVYFNENGDPAAKYEIINWQPTENGVVDFVPVGLYDASLPADKQLNLQNKSLIWTQKSQQVPLSVCSEKCPPGTRKVLQKGKPVCCYDCLRCAEGEISNITDSITCVSCDPEFWSNERRDACVKKEAEFLSYEEIMGALLTAASLLGTCLTAVVAFIFFRYRQTPIVRANNSELSFLLLFSLTLCFLCSLTFIGRPSEWSCMLRHAAFGITFVLCISCVLGKTIVVLMAFRATLPGSNVMKWFGPAQQRLSVLGFTLVQVVICILWLTISPPFPFKNFKTFNDKIILECALGSAVGFWAVLGYIGLLAMLCFFLAFLARKLPDNFNEAKFITFSMLIFCAVWITFIPAYVSSPGKFSVAVEIFAILASSFGLLICIFIPKCYIIILKPEKNTKKNMMGKGAPKSF
- the LOC143323399 gene encoding extracellular calcium-sensing receptor-like, which gives rise to MLGGIFSFHSRWKDRQDTYMHKPLPLQCTSLNFRGVQFAQAMLFAIAEINNSTDLLPGISLGYKIYDACGSISRGVRVALALANGNEIVSSPPEASCARPSQVQAIMGVTSSSPCMAISTVIGPFHIPLISHFATCACLSDKTKFPSFLRTIPSDYYQSRALAQLVKHFGWTWVGAIRSNDDYGNNGMATFTETAQQLGICVEYSVSFFRTDPPDKVQKIVDIIKASTSTVIVAFLSHMDMDVLIHVLSHHNFTGYQWVGSEAWISDSHTAAMDSHHILDGAIGISIPKAHVGGMREFMLDVKSLSTSSNEMFTRFWETLFSCKFDQSKTATVNQSECTGNEDLTGVQNSFTDMSLMPIFYNVYKGVYAVAHALHSIAGCNKTCNNKGQLDSFTILQHIRKIRFKTKEGDEVYFNENGDPAAKYEIINWQPTENGIVDFVSVGLYDASLPAEKHLNVQNKTLIWAQNSQQVPLSVCNEKCPPGTRKVLQKGKPVCCYDCLRCAEGEISNITDSITCVRCDPEFWSNERRDACVKKEDEFLSYEEIMGALLTAASLLGTCLTAVVAFIFFRYRQTPIVRANNSELSFLLLFSLTLCFLCSLTFIGRPSEWSCMLRHTAFGITFVLCISCVLGKTIVVLMAFRATLPGSNVMKWFGPAQQRLSILGFTLVQVVICILWLTISPPFPFKNFEMFKDKIILECALGSAVGFWAVLGYIGLLAMLCFILAFLARKLPDSFNEAKFITFSMLIFCAVWISFIPAYVSSPGKFSVAVEIFAILASSFGLLICIFIPKCYIILLKPKKNTKKNMRGKGHQNHFD